The genomic segment TGTGTGATGTGGAGGCTGAATGTCTAGTTTGTGTGGGAGGAGTGTTTGTCCTCTCAATTGGTAAGCATGTCATCTCCTCCATGGAAATTGTCCATAGCAGACCACCAAAAAGCCCAAGGTGGCAGGGGGAATACACATTGTATCCACTTGAGTGTTTCAAGACCGTCTGTCCTCATTCCTTATCTGTCTGGCAGCCTCCTTAAGGACAATCCGACCTGAGCGTTATAGGGTTTGTCTTTTATTGAAGGTAACTAACTACCTCGATGCACCTATTTGCTGTCTCATTTTACTCCTAATGTTCAGCAATCTCTTTATAGAATCGGAGGGCCTCTTCTTTCTCGCCAAAGTGTTTGACAGAGATCGGCATCTCCTTTTGTTTCGCCCTTGAGAGCACAGTGTTTTCTTTTAATAGCACCGAATCCACAGAAGTGATGCTCAAGGAAGGTGTCTTGTCACCTGAACCCCTGGACAACTCGAGCCTGGGCTGTCTTTTTCACATGACTTTCTGGTTCTAATTATGTCCTTTCGAACTACACATAACTGACATGCTCTTTGAGTTTGCAATCCTCATTCTCTGTAAGGAGCAGAGTGTCCAGTAGAACGCTAGCAGAGGACTCCATGGGTGCTTGCCGTCGCCTCGGCGGGCTCTGATAGCACACCGGCCCGATGCCGTTCTTCACCCCCCGCTTCATGAACAGCTTGGAGTTTTCCGCCACAGATGAATGGAAGGAGATCCGTGTCAGATTCCTGCAGCCATGCTGTTCCCTAGTTTGCCTGGCTGGCGTGTTTGTGGTGCTGCTGTAGTTACAGGTGATGTAGCGTGTGAAGGCCTGGCGGAAGGTCTTGTTGAAGAGGGTGTAGACCAGCGGGTTGATGCCTGATGACACGTAGCCCACCCACACGAAGATCTCCATCAGACGGCCGATCACATGGACGTCGCAGCTGGCGCACAGCACAGAGGTGATGTTGGTGATGAAGAATGGGCACCACATGACCACAAAAAGAAGGAAGACGATGCCCAGCACCTTGGAGGCACGCTGCTCATTGGTCAGGTTCTGCATTGACTTCTTGCCTATGGTGGACATGCGACGGATGGGGATCTCGTCACCTATGATTGGGTTGGCGGGAGAAATGGATTTTCCTGGCAGTTTCTCAGTTGTGGGAGAAGCCACAGACTGCTCCCTCTGGAAGACTGAGGAGACGGTTGGGCGAGTGAAGCGTTGGGTCACCTTTGACCTGAGCAGAAAGGCTTTCTTGCGCAGCACCTGGATGGTGAGTAGGTAGATGACCATCATGATAGTCAAAGGGATGAAAAAAGCTGTCATGGAGCCAAACATGATGAATTCTCGGAAGCTGTCTGGTTTCAGTAGGCAGGTGTGGTTGCTGTTAAAGGTGACATTGTTGGGAAGATGGTAGTTTCTCAGCCCCTTGATGGGAATGGGAATTGCGAtacctttgagagagagagaagtttggTTAGTCAAATCATCAATCCTAACTTTGTTGTCCCTACACAGTGTTAGATGGGAAGACTAACAACTTTGGTTGTTTGGGATTAAATGTGTTATGGGAGTAGAGACAGGATCTTCTCACAGCCAGTGGACACTTTATGCTGCTTTTCTTTTTGCTTTTATTATAGCACATGAAATCTTCACATCTGCTTTTCCTTTTCATGTTGCCAGAGTATAACTCTGTTTAAAGCTTCGGGCTTTCACGACTAAGGACAGCAGAGGTAGCGCAAAGGGTCATTCTGGGACTTCTGGAAGTTCTCATTCTTTGCTTAAAAATCAAATAAACAAATCATATATTACCAGCTATAATACAGTGACCGTGAGCACTACACCCTGGACGAAGAGACCCTTCTACTGTCGTGGCGTCTAAGTGCTGCTCGCGTAACTCTTAAGCAATTGTCTGGTTTTGCTCACCGAAAGAAAGTCAATGTGTCGAACCTTAGCCCCGAGGTGAAAACTGAGAGCGTGCTGTTGTGAATGAGTCTGAACGCCCTATGAATTCCATTAACCTGCTAGTAAGCATGCCCGTTGGATGGTGTATACAATGTGTATCCTATACATGTAACTAATAAAACTGGAAACTTGATTTAATGCCAGGCTGAACTCTGCCAAGTCCTCACACCAGTCGCCTAAATGCTTCAGCCAGAGGAACCGTCATGGCTAACGATGTTAACTAGAATAGGGGTGTTTAAATTTAGTTTCATACTGGAaagcttatatatatatatatatatatatatataatttcaaTGCAAACTAACTTATTTACCACGGGTTCATTGGCCAGTCATTAACAATACAGACTCTGTGGACAAGATGTAATAAGAAGCCCAACAATCAGGAAAATAAAACCAATGTTTGTCTCAAACTGTCTTATTGGACTGTGTCAAATGACCAATTTTGAGTATAGACTTATGATTGGGCCAAATACGGGAAACCAGTTTGTCTGACATTCCGTCGTATGAAACACGTTCTGTGTGAAGAGGATTCCAGTGGCTCAgctgctccatctccctcttgTTTATGGACTAAGGGTATGGTCCTTAGCTTTATCTCTTACCCCTTATCCTCTTCAGTCCAAATGTCCTTTTTGTCTCGTAACCTAATTTTACTGAAAATACCAGAGGCTCTTTAGTGTGGCTTTACTATTCAGTTTTGTAAAATTGCAGATTCCGATCTGTTCTGCAGTGCACATTTATGCTTATTGTGAAGAGCCAAGTGGTTACTGGTCCAGGAGTCCTCAAATAAGGTTGCGGTTTGAATGCTTGGTTTTGTCTTGAATGTTATTTTGGCTTAAACTTTTCTGAAAAACAAATCTGTGATCCATAGCGTTGTAGCAACATTGTAAAGCCGTTGTACTGCTCAAAGATACAATTGCAAAAATAACGCGCGCTAAGCCCTGTGGTGTTTCACTACGCTCATCACAAGGGCAGTGATGTGAAATTAATTTCCTTCCTGGGGGCATACTCGATCATTTAAACCTCCCTTTTTAATTTGATGCCGTTTTTGTGTAAGTCTCTCCGGCTCATTAACTGTTTACCTACAGGTCCCCTTGACTGCTAACACTATGATAATGTGTTAAGTTTAAGggaggtactgtatgtaaatgttttTATACAGCTTTTATTGCATCCTGCTTTTCTGAGGCATGTCACAGGCGCCCGGGGAATTGAACCGCAATGTCATAGCGTAAAGAAACTTGTTCAAACAACACATTGGAGAATGCTCCTGATATCAACAcaggacaacaacaacagaagaaacagagcagcttaccaatagATATGAACCACACCACTGCTATCTTGGCCATGGCTTTGGCCCTG from the Oncorhynchus kisutch isolate 150728-3 linkage group LG4, Okis_V2, whole genome shotgun sequence genome contains:
- the htr2b gene encoding 5-hydroxytryptamine receptor 2B — translated: MSQPEAPPLAVNGSGSGEVDGGQLRWAALLIIMVIIPTIGGNILVILAVSLERKLQNATNYFLMSLAVADLLVGLLVMPVALITVLYNSGWPLPEFLCPIWLFLDVLFSTASIMHLCAISLDRYIAIKKPIQHSQYKSRAKAMAKIAVVWFISIGIAIPIPIKGLRNYHLPNNVTFNSNHTCLLKPDSFREFIMFGSMTAFFIPLTIMMVIYLLTIQVLRKKAFLLRSKVTQRFTRPTVSSVFQREQSVASPTTEKLPGKSISPANPIIGDEIPIRRMSTIGKKSMQNLTNEQRASKVLGIVFLLFVVMWCPFFITNITSVLCASCDVHVIGRLMEIFVWVGYVSSGINPLVYTLFNKTFRQAFTRYITCNYSSTTNTPARQTREQHGCRNLTRISFHSSVAENSKLFMKRGVKNGIGPVCYQSPPRRRQAPMESSASVLLDTLLLTENEDCKLKEHVSYV